Proteins from a genomic interval of Pseudodesulfovibrio nedwellii:
- the nhaB gene encoding sodium/proton antiporter NhaB gives MSQSLTQAFGRNFLGNAPSWYKLAILAFLVINPILVYTVGPFIAGWVLIAEFIFTLAMALKCYPLPPGGLLAIQAVFLGLTKPETVYHEALNNFEVILLLIFMVAGIYFMKDFLQFTFTRILTKVRSKIVISLLFCFAGAFLSAFLDALTVTAVIIAVAYGFYNVYHRYASGKTMSCSHDLCSDEAVKEAARQELLDFRAFLRNLMMHGAVGTALGGVCTIVGEPQNLLIGSEMGWHFIPFFLKVAPVSMPVLATGLLTCVLVEKFHIFGYGAQMPGNIRSHLLETAIQMEEKRGMRGKAKLIVQALIGVWLIVSLAMHLAAVGIIGLSVIVLLTCFNGFTDEHQLGPAFEEALPFTALLVVFFSIVGVIHDQHLFAPVMDIVLSMKGQTQLAAYYVANGVLSMISDNVFVATVYISETKMHFTNLLGTFPGVEDSVALMERLTDGHLDRAQTILSLPAAIQGQVTDMMNHFDKLAVAINTGTNIPSVATPNGQAAFLFLLTSALAPVIRLSYGRMVVLALPYTITMSIMGLIATYYFM, from the coding sequence ATGTCCCAATCCCTGACCCAGGCCTTTGGCAGAAACTTTCTCGGCAACGCGCCGAGCTGGTACAAGTTAGCCATTCTGGCTTTTCTTGTCATCAACCCGATTCTTGTCTACACCGTCGGTCCGTTTATAGCGGGCTGGGTGTTGATCGCCGAATTCATCTTCACCTTGGCAATGGCTTTGAAATGCTATCCGTTGCCTCCGGGTGGTCTGCTGGCCATTCAGGCAGTTTTTCTTGGCCTGACCAAACCAGAAACGGTCTACCATGAAGCACTAAACAACTTTGAAGTCATCCTGCTCCTGATCTTCATGGTCGCAGGCATCTACTTCATGAAAGACTTCCTGCAATTCACCTTCACCCGCATCCTGACCAAAGTACGCTCAAAAATCGTCATCTCCCTGCTGTTCTGTTTTGCAGGCGCATTCCTGTCCGCTTTCCTCGATGCTTTGACCGTTACCGCTGTCATCATCGCCGTGGCCTACGGGTTCTATAATGTCTATCATCGATACGCCTCCGGCAAAACAATGAGCTGCTCCCATGACCTCTGTTCCGATGAGGCCGTCAAAGAAGCTGCCCGCCAGGAACTTCTGGACTTTCGAGCCTTTCTGCGCAACCTGATGATGCACGGTGCAGTTGGTACTGCTCTCGGTGGCGTCTGCACTATCGTTGGTGAGCCACAGAACCTGCTCATCGGTTCCGAAATGGGCTGGCACTTCATTCCTTTCTTCCTCAAAGTTGCTCCTGTCTCCATGCCCGTGCTCGCCACTGGCCTGTTGACCTGTGTGCTCGTGGAAAAGTTCCATATCTTCGGATACGGTGCACAAATGCCGGGCAATATCCGCTCACATTTGCTTGAAACCGCCATTCAAATGGAAGAAAAACGCGGCATGCGCGGCAAAGCCAAATTGATCGTTCAGGCCCTGATCGGTGTCTGGTTAATCGTTTCTTTGGCCATGCATCTGGCCGCTGTCGGTATCATCGGCCTGTCTGTCATCGTTCTGTTGACCTGTTTCAACGGTTTCACTGATGAACACCAGCTTGGACCAGCATTCGAAGAGGCTCTGCCTTTCACCGCCCTGCTCGTGGTTTTCTTCTCCATTGTCGGTGTCATCCACGACCAACATCTGTTCGCTCCGGTCATGGACATCGTTCTGTCCATGAAGGGACAAACACAGCTCGCAGCCTACTATGTGGCTAACGGTGTCCTGTCCATGATCTCGGACAATGTGTTTGTGGCGACTGTGTACATCTCGGAAACCAAGATGCACTTCACCAACCTGCTCGGCACCTTCCCCGGTGTGGAAGATAGCGTCGCTCTCATGGAAAGGCTGACCGACGGTCATCTGGACCGCGCACAGACCATTTTGTCTCTGCCCGCAGCCATCCAGGGTCAGGTTACCGACATGATGAACCACTTCGACAAGCTGGCAGTCGCCATTAATACGGGTACCAACATCCCGTCCGTGGCAACTCCCAACGGTCAGGCCGCCTTCCTATTCCTGCTGACATCGGCTCTTGCCCCGGTCATCAGGCTCTCATACGGCCGCATGGTTGTACTGGCTCTGCCTTACACCATCACAATGTCGATAATGGGTCTCATCGCCACCTACTACTTCATGTAA
- a CDS encoding Dabb family protein, translating to MIRHIVMWTLKEEAEGASAQENGAKMKEMLELLNGRIEGLQHIEVSNDIVAAEPECHIVLCSEHDDVDALNHYQGHPEHQACVAFVKKVAAGRKALDYVV from the coding sequence ATGATTAGACATATAGTAATGTGGACGTTGAAAGAGGAAGCCGAGGGAGCATCTGCCCAGGAGAACGGGGCAAAAATGAAAGAGATGCTGGAATTGCTCAACGGGCGAATTGAAGGGTTGCAGCATATTGAAGTCAGTAATGACATAGTTGCTGCTGAGCCGGAATGCCACATTGTTTTGTGTTCGGAACATGACGACGTGGATGCTTTGAATCATTATCAGGGCCATCCTGAGCATCAGGCATGCGTTGCTTTCGTGAAGAAGGTTGCAGCAGGCCGTAAGGCTTTGGATTATGTCGTTTAG